The Kluyveromyces lactis strain NRRL Y-1140 chromosome B complete sequence genome contains a region encoding:
- the CCT5 gene encoding chaperonin-containing T-complex subunit CCT5 (highly similar to uniprot|P40413 Saccharomyces cerevisiae YJR064W CCT5 Subunit of the cytosolic chaperonin Cct ring complex related to Tcp1p required for the assembly of actin and tubulins in vivo), which produces MSVPMPDLSNAIVAQDEMGRPFIIVRDQGNKKRQHGIDAKKSHILASRSVASIIKTSLGPRGLDKILISPDGEITITNDGATILSRMELDNEIAKLLVQLSRSQDDEIGDGTTGVVVLACALLDQALDLIEKGVHPIKIANGFDKASQIAIAHLDSQADDISASATQEEFKSYLFKAAKTSLGSKIVSKDHDLFAQMAVDAITTVMDSNRRDVDFDLIKLEGRVGGSLKDSKLIKGVVIDKDFSHPQMPKSLEGDLKLAILTCPFEPPKPKTKHKLDISNVKEFELLQKYELDKFKEMIDLVKKSGANVVICQWGFDDEANHLLLQNELPAVRWVGGQELELIAIATNGRIVPRFQDLSEDKLGTCGKIYEMEFGTTKDRMLVIEECANSKTVTCFLRGSNRMIVDEAKRALHDSLCVVRNLIRDSRVVYGGGAAEVTMSLAVSDEADKQRGIDQYAFRAFSNALDQIPMILAENSGLDPIETLSLLKSKQLKEKSANIGVDALGRGSNDMKELFVVDPLIGKKQQILLATQLCRMILKIDNVITSGKDEY; this is translated from the coding sequence ATGAGTGTGCCTATGCCCGATCTTTCCAACGCAATTGTCGCTCAAGATGAAATGGGTAGACCATTTATCATCGTTAGAGACCAAGGTAACAAGAAAAGACAGCATGGGATCGATGCTAAGAAATCACATATCCTAGCTTCTAGATCCGTGGCTTCGATCATTAAGACCTCTTTGGGTCCTCGTGGGTTGGATAAGATCTTAATCTCGCCAGATGGCGAGATTACCATCACTAACGATGGTGCCACCATTCTTTCCAGAATGGAATTGGATAACGAAATCGCCAAGTTGTTGGTCCAATTGTCCAGGTCGCAGGACGATGAAATTGGTGATGGTACCACCGGTGTTGTCGTACTAGCTTGTGCCTTGTTGGATCAAGCGTTAGATTTGATCGAGAAAGGTGTTCATCCGATTAAGATCGCTAATGGGTTTGACAAGGCTTCTCAAATCGCCATCGCGCATTTGGACTCTCAAGCTGATGATATCTCTGCTTCTGCAACACAGGAGGAATTCAAAAGTTACTTGTTCAAGGCGGCAAAGACTTCATTGGGGTCCAAGATCGTTTCTAAGGATCACGATTTGTTTGCTCAAATGGCCGTTGATGCGATTACCACGGTTATGGATTCGAATAGAAGGGACGTTGATTTcgatttgatcaaattaGAAGGACGTGTTGGTGGATCTTTGAAAGACTCTAAGCTTATTAAAGGTGTCGTTATAGATAAGGATTTCTCTCATCCTCAAATGCCCAAATCATTAGAAGGCGATTTGAAGTTGGCTATTCTAACTTGCCCCTTCGAACCTCCAAAACCAAAGACGAAACATAAATTGGATATTTCAAACGTTAAAGAATTCGAACTGTTACAGAAGTACGAATTGgataaattcaaagagatgATCGATCTAGTCAAGAAATCAGGTGCTAACGTTGTCATCTGCCAATGGGGGTTCGATGATGAGGCTAACCATTTACTCTTGCAAAACGAATTACCAGCTGTTAGATGGGTTGGAGGTCAAGAATTAGAATTGATTGCCATTGCCACCAATGGTCGCATTGTACCAAGATTCCAAGATTTATCTGAAGACAAGTTGGGTACTTGCGGGAAAATATACGAAATGGAGTTCGGTACCACTAAGGATCGTATGTTAGTCATCGAAGAATGTGCCAACTCCAAGACTGTCACATGTTTCCTACGTGGGTCCAACAGAATGATTGTAGATGAGGCTAAACGTGCTTTACATGATTCCCTATGTGTGGTACGTAATTTGATCCGTGATTCTAGAGTTGTGTACGGTGGTGGTGCCGCAGAAGTAACAATGTCCTTGGCTGTATCAGATGAAGCTGACAAACAACGTGGTATTGACCAATACGCTTTCCGTGCATTCTCAAACGCTTTGGATCAAATCCCAATGATTTTGGCTGAAAACTCAGGTCTGGATCCAATCGAAACTCTATCCCTATTGAAGAGtaaacaattgaaagaaaaatctgCCAATATCGGAGTAGACGCTCTAGGAAGGGGTTCTAACGATATGAAGGAACTATTTGTCGTTGATCCTTTAATCggaaagaaacaacaaatCCTATTAGCTACCCAACTCTGTAGAATGATTCTAAAGATCGATAACGTTATCACCAGCGGAAAGGACgaatattga
- the ARP3 gene encoding actin-related protein 3 (highly similar to uniprot|P47117 Saccharomyces cerevisiae YJR065C ARP3 Essential component of the Arp2/3 complex which is a highly conserved actin nucleation center required for the motility and integrity of actin patches involved in endocytosis and membrane growth and polarity): MSYLNNPAVVMDNGTGLTKLGFAGNDSPSWVFPTAIATAQSGKSQSSSNKSTGFGSSSANAQSSYLSGGGNSTSATDFNSLASSTLISNNLAGKRGTEDLDFYIGNEALVASQGPSYSLSYPIRHGQVENWDHMERFWENSIFKYLRTEPEDHFFLLTEPPLNPPENRQQVAEIFFESFNCAGLYIAVQAVLALAASWTSSKVTDRSLTGTVIDSGDGVTHVIPVAEGYVIGSAIKNIPIAGRDITLFIQSLLRERGEQDASLRTAERIKQEYCYVCPDIVKEFNKFDRDSEKFAQFIVENKERTTKKVVDVGYERFLAPEIFFNPEIASSDFLTPLPVVVDETIQACPIDVRKGLYNNIVLSGGSTMFKDFGRRLQRDLKGIVNDRISQSEKLSGTRSTGVDVSVISHKRQRNAVWFGGSLLAQTGEFKSYCHTKQDYEEYGPDIVRNFSLFNMI, translated from the coding sequence ATGTCTTATTTGAATAACCCAGCTGTTGTCATGGACAATGGTACCGGTTTGACGAAACTTGGGTTTGCAGGTAACGATTCTCCATCGTGGGTGTTTCCTACAGCGATTGCAACAGCACAATCTGGTAAGAGCCAAAGTTCTAGTAACAAGTCTACAGGGTTTGGATCATCTTCTGCCAATGCTCAGAGCTCTTATTTGTCTGGAGGTGGGAATTCGACAAGTGCAACTGATTTCAACAGTTTAGCCAGCTCGACTTTGATATCGAATAACCTTGCTGGAAAGAGAGGTACCGAGGACTTGGACTTTTATATTGGTAACGAGGCGCTAGTAGCATCTCAGGGTCCATCGTACTCGTTGAGTTATCCTATCAGACACGGTCAAGTGGAAAACTGGGATCATATGGAAAGGTTTTGGGAAAATTCCATCTTTAAATATTTGAGAACAGAACCAGAGGATCACTTCTTCTTGCTTACCGAACCACCTTTGAATCCACCAGAAAATAGACAACAAGTTGCGgaaattttctttgaaagttttaATTGTGCAGGGTTGTACATCGCAGTGCAAGCTGTGTTGGCCTTGGCTGCTTCTTGGACTTCTTCCAAGGTTACAGATAGATCTTTGACAGGTACCGTTATCGATTCTGGTGATGGTGTAACGCACGTTATTCCAGTCGCTGAAGGTTATGTGATTGGATCTGCCATCAAGAACATTCCAATCGCTGGTAGAGATATAACATTGTTCATCCAATCGCTTTTACGTGAGCGTGGTGAACAGGACGCATCGCTAAGAACAGCAGAACGTATCAAACAAGAGTACTGTTATGTTTGTCCCGATATCGTGAAGGAGTTTAACAAGTTCGATAGAGATTCTGAGAAATTTGCTCAATTCATAGTcgaaaacaaagaaagaactaCAAAGAAAGTGGTTGATGTAGGTTATGAAAGGTTCTTGGCCCCAgaaattttcttcaacccAGAAATCGCATCGTCAGACTTTTTGACACCTTTACCTGTAGTCGTGGATGAAACTATTCAAGCATGTCCAATTGATGTTCGTAAAGGTTTATACAACAATATCGTACTATCTGGTGGGTCTACTATGTTCAAGGATTTTGGTAGAAGACTACAAAGAGATTTGAAAGGTATTGTAAACGATAGAATTTCACAATCGGAAAAGCTAAGTGGTACAAGATCCACTGGTGTTGACGTATCTGTCATTTCACACAAGAGACAAAGAAATGCCGTTTGGTTTGGTGGTTCGCTATTGGCTCAAACTGGGGAATTCAAGAGTTATTGCCATACAAAACAAGACTACGAAGAATACGGTCCAGATATCGTAAGAAACTTCAGTTTGTTCAACATGATCTAA
- a CDS encoding uncharacterized protein (similar to uniprot|Q08975 Saccharomyces cerevisiae YPL258C THI21 Hydroxymethylpyrimidine phosphate kinase involved in the last steps in thiamine biosynthesis member of a gene family with THI20 and THI22 functionally redundant with Thi20p) → MKVIIYLLPKPLHVVSLISISKYKHTVSSAYFMKEFEYQISSPLYLGTHWSERKLPGVLTVAGSDSSGGAGVEADVKTISAQGCYAMTCITALTCQTPGKVYSFINTDEQHIKEILGHNLRSMRCDAIKIGMLNLGALKAVVSQLDQIKVPIVLDPVMVATSGSPLSSGDVWESSEIKLLMDKVALITPNIPEAKALIRDESYDLKTVSDMVALSKRVAADCRCNVLLKGGHCPIEGKVIDVLFVDGQVYIYNSDRLNSVNLHGTGCTLSSCIASKLAYNVSLPEAVYQSIQYVHSAIICGENIKVTNCTENGPLNHIYSTAKGIPHVSNVAMDYESMLALPSVKQSWENYINHEFVEMVSNGTMNMERFHKYLKQDYNYLQVFARIHAKLAADTEDLEHFERETMVLQNIIHEMAKQESILGENIKTHVKSIEMLNYTNYLKEVAQYGTWEQLYTASMPCCLGYVFAVRKIADKITVTEESHPDLYQWLQEYLRPDFYEAALDGIKTLDIILKQSHDAPTLVKIFQVVCDLECKFWDQ, encoded by the coding sequence ATGAAGGTGATAATATACTTGTTACCTAAACCATTGCATGTTGTATCTTTGATTAGCATCAGCAAGTACAAACATACAGTATCCAGCGCGTACTTTATGAAAGAATTCGAGTATCAGATTAGTTCACCTTTGTATCTGGGCACTCATTGGAGTGAGAGGAAATTGCCAGGTGTGTTGACCGTGGCTGGAAGCGATAGCAGTGGTGGTGCCGGCGTTGAAGCCGATGTAAAGACAATTAGTGCTCAAGGATGCTATGCTATGACGTGTATTACTGCATTGACATGTCAGACGCCCGGAAAAGTGTATTCTTTTATCAATACCGATGAGCAGcatatcaaagaaattcttggTCATAATTTGAGAAGCATGAGATGCGATGCGATTAAGATCGGGATGCTCAACTTAGGAGCTTTGAAAGCAGTAGTTTCCCAGTTGGATCAGATCAAAGTGCCTATTGTTTTGGACCCCGTTATGGTCGCCACTTCTGGATCCCCGTTGAGTTCAGGTGACGTATGGGAATCCTCTGAGATCAAACTTTTGATGGATAAAGTGGCTTTAATTACACCTAATATACCTGAAGCTAAGGCACTTATCCGGGATGAAAGTTACGATCTGAAAACTGTGTCTGATATGGTGGCTTTGAGTAAACGTGTCGCTGCTGACTGTCGTTGTAACGTTTTGTTGAAAGGAGGTCATTGTCCCATCGAGGGAAAAGTGATTGATGTGTTGTTTGTCGATGGACAAGTGTACATCTATAACAGTGATAGGCTAAATTCGGTTAATTTGCATGGGACCGGATGCACATTATCCAGTTGCATCGCGTCCAAATTGGCTTATAACGTTTCTTTACCCGAGGCTGTTTATCAGAGTATTCAATACGTTCATAGTGCGATCATATGCGgtgaaaatatcaaagttACCAATTGCACCGAGAATGGGCCCTTGAACCACATTTACTCTACAGCAAAAGGTATACCACACGTAAGCAACGTGGCAATGGATTATGAAAGCATGCTTGCCTTACCTTCTGTGAAACAATCATGGGAGAACTATATCAATCATGAATTTGTGGAAATGGTCAGCAACGGTACCATGAATATGGAACGCTTCCATAAGTATTTGAAACAGGATTATAACTATTTACAAGTGTTTGCTAGAATCCACGCTAAGTTAGCTGCCGACACCGAAGATTTGGAACATTTCGAGAGGGAAACAATGGTATTACAGAACATTATCCACGAGATGGCTAAACAAGAGAGCATTCTTGGAGAAAACATCAAGACTCACGTGAAAAGCATAGAAATGCTCAATTACACCAATTATCTAAAAGAAGTAGCACAATACGGTACCTGGGAACAGTTGTACACTGCCTCAATGCCTTGTTGTCTGGGATACGTTTTCGCAGTCAGAAAGATCGCCGATAAGATTACAGTCACTGAAGAATCGCATCCCGATCTGTACCAATGGTTACAAGAATATCTGCGCCCTGATTTCTACGAGGCTGCACTAGATGGTATCAAGACCCTTGATATAATCCTAAAGCAATCTCACGACGCACCAACTTTGGTCAAGATTTTCCAAGTAGTATGCGACCTTGAATGTAAGTTCTGGGATCAATAG